Genomic DNA from Vibrio sp. SNU_ST1:
TGCAATCGCTTCCGGTTTTGCTTGAAGTTGAGCTTGCATCTGCACAAAGTAAGAGTTGTTTCCAGAGAAACCGCTCTTGATTGCTTGGCTGTCTTGAACATGAATGTTCAATTGAACACCTTGTAAGTTTTGCTTCGCAAGAGTGCTTTCTGTGAGCTGTTCAAGTAATTTGCTCTTGAAGTTTTGTACTGCTTTCTGCTTCGTCAGGTGTTTACCTTGAGCAATACACTCACCCAGTGTCATTGTTGATGAACATGTGGTGGTGTAGCTAGTTTCAAGAACCGCACTTTCACGAAGTTCTGTTGCAATACGTTTAACGCGAGCTTCAACTTTTGATTCTTTCAAGTTAGCCAGCTCATTATTCAAACGAGCTTGCTTTTGCTTAATTTGAGAAAGGTAAATTTCGTTCTCATTCATCGCTTGCTGATTATCTAGCTGAGACGATTGATTCTCTTTAACCGCAGCCCAAGCATCTTGGTATCCTTTCTGAAAAGAAACCAGATCCGTTTCTGGATCGTCAAGTAAGCGACTGTACTGTTTGTCGAGTACAGATTTTGCTCGGTTACGTTTTGCCTTTAACTCTTCACCTTCACGTAACAACTTACTGTTCTGGTTTTGAAGTTGTTTTAAGGTCTCAGTTGCCGATACTTTGGTCGCTGAAATACGCTCAATATCTGAGTTTTTCTCTGTTAGCTTTGCATCGATAGCTGAAACGGGATCGACTTGATTCAGTTCTTCAGCTGATAACGATGCAGATACCCAAAGTGGGGATAGCGCAAGTAAAAGCGCTGAAATTCGAAAGTTAGTCATAGGTCCCTGCAACTTGTATATTTAAAATTGGCTCGTTAATAAAGTGTCTACTTCCTAGTTGTCAGTCACTAGTTATTAGCAATTAACACAGTACCCGTCTTTATACCGTTTTATTGCCCTCCAATCTACTCAAAAGCTAAGTTTCGGTACTTCGGATACACTTTTTACATATTTACACCGAAATAATTGAGCTATATAAGAAAATATTGTCGTTATGGTGTAGTCATTTGGTTTCCATTTGTGACTTGCTTTGACTTTTGGTATTCAGATTTATTGCTACTGGAACAAGGAAGAGTGGCCTAAAGATTGGAAGGTTGATTTTACAAAGCCCGTAGTTTGGGAGCGCTTGATCATACTTCCGGAGGCATGATCACGTGGTTATCAATAATGATCTTTCTTTGAAGAAGAGAAAACAACTCTCATGATCATTTACAAATTCATCTTCTGCAGATTTCAGAGTATTATTCTTATCATGTCGACCTAAGTACTTTGCTGTCATGCCAAAACCTTTACCCTTTCCAAACCTAGACTTGTCTCCGCTAGGGCTTACAGGCCCCCGACCAGCGGAAATCATAACTTTGCCTTCGCATATGGATTGTCACGATCATCATTATTCGCAGGTTGTGATTGGTTTAAAAGGTCAGGCTGAATTTGAAGTGAGCGGTAAAGGCAATCTTGTCGGCCCTGGTCAAGGTTGTGTGGTAACGGCGAGTTCTGATCATGCTTTCGGTGGTGTGGTTGGCCAGTCGGACATCCTAGTACTCAATATGCCCCTGCCAACGGATGATGACCCTCTGATGCTAGAGAAGATCAATCAGTTAGAATCATCGAATGTCTACTTCCAATTAGACGCGCAAATTCAAAAGCTTATCCATATGTTGGTGCAAGAAATGCAGGCCAGTCCTGATGATCTGCTACTAAGCCGAGCCTGTAATGACACGGTGATCGCGCTGATGCAAAGACACATCTCGGCATTCGAAACTCCGATTAAAGACTCGCGTTTTGATCTTGATGCGTTGGATCGCTACATAGAACAGCATTTAGCAAATAAGATCTCTGTCGCGCAGCTTGCAGGCAGTGTGTTTCTGGGTGAAAGCCAGTTCCACATGCTATTCAAAGATCAAATGGGCATTACCCCGCATCAGTACGTGTTAGGTAAGCGTATCGACCGATCTCGTCGTTTAATCGAACAAGGTAACCTCAGCCTTGGTCAGGTCGCTGAACTGGCTGGTTTCTCAGGTCAATCTTCCTTTACTCACACCTTTTCACGCCTTCAAGGCATGTCACCATCTCAATACAAAAAGAAAATTTCTGTTAAATAGTGAAACAAAACGGCATATTATTTTAAAGTTTCATATGTGACCTTGTGTTTGTTTTGTTAATAAAGCGAGTTTTTAGCAAAAAACTCGGAGTTTTTGACAAGTAATCCTTATATACTCTAAATACACTGCAGCCATTGTAGAGATCCCGGGCTAATTCCGGGTGTGAGATTAAGGAAAACGCATGTTTACAGCTACTGATGTGTTAAAGCCAGAATTCAACGAGCAGTCGCTTGCTGATCTATGGTCGCTTATCTCACCATTATATATGGTGGATGAAACCCAATGGCTAGAGCAACTTCTGCCGCTAGCTACCCCTTCTGAGTCAGAAAAGCAGCAGATCACAGACAAAACGACGTCGTTGATTGAGTCTATCCGTGCGGATAAAACATCTATTCAAATGATCGACGCTTTGTTGCTTGAATACAGTTTAGATACTCAAGAAGGCATCTTGCTAATGTGTCTGGCGGAAGCCTTGATGCGTATTCCTGATTCGGCAACCGCTGATGCACTGATTCGCGACAAACTTAGCGTTGCGGATTGGAAATCTCACCTAAAGAATTCTGACTCAGTGTTTGTTAACGCATCCACTTGGGGCCTAATGCTAACAGGCAAGGTGGTTGGGCTTTCATCTAAAGAGCAGAGTGCGGGTCAAGCCGTGAATCGCTTAGTGAACAAGCTTTCTGAGCCGGTGATTCGTAAAGCGATGCACCAAGCAATGAAGGTGATGGGTCACCAATTCGTTCTTGGCCGCAGCATTGCTGAAGCGCAAAAGAACGGTAAGTCTATGCGTGACAAAGGTTTTACCTATTCATACGACATGCTAGGTGAAGCGGCACTGACTACAGCTGACGCAAACAAATACTTCAAAGATTACCTAATGGCGATTGAAGCCGTAGGTCGAGACACGTATGTCTCTTCAAAATCGAGCCCTGCTCCATCGGTATCTATCAAGCTTTCTGCGCTTCACCCACGTTATGAAGTGGCGAACGAAGACCGCGTATTGACGGAACTTTGCGACACGCTAGAGCAGCTATTGCGCCGCGCAGTAGAGCTAGATGTTGCGATTACGATTGATGCGGAAGAAGCGGATCGCTTAGAGCTTTCTCTTAAATTATTCGAAAAACTGTACCGTACCGATCTTGTAAAAGGTTGGGGTAAATTTGGTCTGGTTATTCAAGCTTACTCAAAGCGTGCACTACCGGTTCTAGTATGGCTAAACCGCTTAGCGAAAGAACAGGGTGATTTGATCCCGCTTCGCTTAGTTAAAGGTGCTTACTGGGATAGCGAAATTAAATGGTCGCAACAAGCTGGCTTTACTGATTACCCAGTTTACACACGCAAAGAAGCGACAGACGTAGCTTACCTTGCATGTGCGCGTTACCTGTTGAGCCCAAGTGTTCGTGGCAATATCTTCCCGCAGTTTGCGAGTCACAATGCTCATACGGTTTCTGCTATTGCAGTGATGACTGAGCACAAAGACTTTGAATTCCAACGCTTACACGGCATGGGTGATTCTCTTTACAACCATGCGATGGAAGCTTACCAACAGTCAGTACGTATCTACGCACCAGTTGGCAGCCATAAAGACCTTCTGCCATACCTAGTACGTCGCTTGCTAGAAAACGGTGCAAACAGCTCGTTTGTCCACCGTCTAGTTGATGCGCGTTGCCCTGTGGCTGAGCTGACTCAACACCCTGTCGATATGCTTCTGGCGTTCGATACGCTGCACAACACTAAGATTCCATTGCCACCAGAGGTATTCCCAGAGCGTAAAAACTCGTACGGTGTGAACATCGATATCGAAAGTGAAGCGCATCAGTTTGAAGAGCAGGTTAAAGCTTTCCTTAATAATCAATGGACTGCAGGCCCTGCGATCAACGGTGAATCTCTTGCCGAAAGCATGATCAAGGCTGATCAGAACGTTGAGCAAGTGACGGCACCTTATGATCGTCGTATTAATGTGGGTCAGGTGGCTTTCGCTAACCTTGATCATGTTTCCGCAGCGATCACTGGCGCAGACGCAGCATTCGCTGATTGGAACGCAACTTCGGTTGAAACCAAAGCGGCTGCACTTGATAAGCTGGCTGACCTGATGGAAGACAACCTCGCTGAGCTGGTGGCGATTTGTCATCAAGAAGCGGGTAAGACAATTCACGATAGTGTTGATGAAGTACGTGAAGCGGTCGACTTCTGCCGTTACTACGCAAAACAAGCTGACAACCTACAAGGTTTCGAACTAAAAGGTTTTGATGGCCAAACACGAATCGCTTCACGACAAGGTCGTGGTGTGTTCGTTTGTATCAGCCCTTGGAACTTCCCTCTAGCGATCTTCCTTGGCCAAATTACTGCAGCACTAGTGGCGGGTAATACGGTTGTGGCTAAGCCTGCCGAGCAAACAAGCTTGATTGCTGCTCGTGCGGTTGAACTGATGAATGAAGCGGGCTTCCCTGCTGGCACGATTCAGCTACTACCGGGTCGCGGTGCTGAGATCGGCAGTGCGCTCACCAGTCATGATGCGATTGCGGGCGTTGCCTTTACTGGTTCTACGCCAACGGCACAGCGTATCAATGTGTCATTAGCCACTCGTAATGCTAAGCCAGTTCCGTTTATTGCGGAGACAGGCGGCCAGAATGCGATGATCGTCGACAGTACCGCACTGCCTGAACAGGTGGTTCGTGATGTGATTCGTTCTGCGTTTGCTTCTGCAGGCCAGCGTTGTTCTGCACTGCGTGTGCTTTACATCCAAGAAGACATTGCAGACCGCGTGGTTGGATTAATTCACGGAGCAATGGACGAGTTGAGTGTGGGTATTCCACACCTTCATAAAACCGATGTTGGCCCTGTTATCGACCAAAACGCGAAACAGAAGCTAATGGCGCACTTAGAAAACATGACCAATACCCAGAAGAAGGTGGCTCAACTTTCTCTAGGTACGGATTGTGAACATGGCGATTTTGTTCCACCAAGTGCGTTTGAAATTGATGACATCAGCTGCTTGAAAGAAGAACAGTTTGGCCCAGTGCTACACATTGTTCGCTTCAAAGCGAGTGAGTTAGCGCAAGTGGTAGACCAAATCAACCAAACGGGATTTGGCTTAACCATGGGGATCCACAGCCGTAATGAGACAACTTACCGTTGGATCGAAAAACACGTTCGTGTGGGTAACTGCTACATCAACCGTGACCAAGTGGGCGCCGTTGTTGGTGTTCAACCATTTGGTGGTCAAGGCTTGTCAGGTACTGGCCCTAAAGCGGGTGGTCCTCACTACCTATACCGCTTTACTGATGTTCATTTCTCTCAATCACAAGACAAGGCATAAGGAGCATTATCATGGTTCATCAAGTGACAGGTTTTTCTGATGCTTTGCTAGCGTGGGAACAATGGAACCTTACAGACTTTGATTACAAGAGTGCTCAGGTTCTTGCGCTGAAATCAGAGATCGAAAGTCAGTCTTCGCCTTTGGCGACGGTGGCGACTTATCATCTAGAGCAAGCGTCTGCGCTGCTTTCTGAACATCACCTAATGGCAGGTCCTACGGGCGAAACCAATGAGTTGTATGCCGCTGGCCGCGGTGTGGCTTTGGTTATTGTTGATGATTGCGAAGAGAAAGTGCCAGCATTGCAAACTGCAATGGCTTTGATTACTGCTGCGCTATTGGCAGGTAATAGCGTCCAATTGTGCAGTGATGATGTGCAGTTCAATACTTTAGTTGCAGACGCAGCTAAGTCGGCGAACTTGCCAACTAACTTGGTGCAAGTTGCCTCGTATGACGCTGCTCAACAGTTGTTGTCTTGCGATGTACGTAGCGTGGGGTACGTGGGTAACTCGCAAACGGCACAAGCTATCAATTTACAGCTTGCTAAGCGTGACGGTGCAATCGTCGGTTTAGTAGCTGAAACGGATCTGGCGACAATGAATGTTGCTAATGATCCACACCTATCGCTGCGCTTCATTACCGAGCGTACGCGAACTATAAATATAACAGCTGTGGGCGGTAACGCGACCTTGCTCGAACTTGGAAGCGAAGCTCACTAACCTTCAGTAAAATTGGCTCTAAGTACTTTTGGTTTTCTCCATTTTTGGTTTTTCCCATTTTTGGTTTTCTCCCCTAGCGCCTTGGAGCCTGAATACCTAACTCAATGCACTCGCTTGCCTTTACGGTGAGTGTCTTGCATTGAATTAGGCATGGAAGGCTTTCTACAAAATGAGGACTATCAAATGATAGAAAACAGTTTTGCAATAACGACGACGTTCATTGCGTATCTAATTATGATGCTAGCGATCGGTGTTATTGCTTACAAACGTACATCTAACTCAACAGACTACTTCCTAGGTGGTCGTTCGTTAGGCCCATGGCCTGCTGCACTTTCTGCTGGTGCATCAGACATGAGTGGTTGGTTGCTACTTGGCCTGCCTGGTTACGCTTACGCTGCTGGCTTTGAAGCATTCTGGCTTGCTGGTGGCCTACTTGTTGGTACTTGGGCAAACTGGTTAATCAGTGCAAAACGTCTACGTACTTACAGCATTACAACTGAATCACTGACGCTGCCGGAGTTCCTATCTCGTCGTTTCAATGATAATTCTAAGCTGATCCAAACAATTTCTGCTTTCTTTATCCTTTTATTCTTCCTTTTCTACACAAGTTCAGGCTTGGTAGCAGGTGGTAAATTGTTTGAAACGGTATTCGGTCTTGATTACACAACAGCGGTAATTATCGGTACTGTCTGTGTAGTTTCGTACACTCTGTTTGGTGGTTTCCTTGCGGTATCTTGGACTGACTTGGTTCAAGGTCTACTCATGTCTGCAGCGCTATTGATTGTACCAATCGCGGCAATGAACGGTGGCCTAGGTCAGCTTTCTAGCGACCTACACAACATCAACCCAGAGCTTCTAACGCTATGGAATGATGCGAAGGGTGAGCCACTGTCTGCTATTGCGATCATCTCATTAGCGGCATGGGGTTTGGGTTACTTCGGTCAACCACACATCCTTGCGCGTTTCAAAGCAACACGTAGTAATAAAGACCTAACAACAGCGCGCCGCATTGCAGTTATCTGGACTGCACTGTCTATGATCGGTGCAATGCTTGTGGGTCTTGTTGGTCTAATCTATGTGACGAACTCTGGCGCACCTAAGCTAGACGATGGCGAGAAGATCTTCATGCTTCTTGTGAACGCGATGTTCCACCCAGTAATCGCCGGTATCCTACTTGCTGCAATTCTAGCGGCAATCATGAGTACTGCGGATTCACAACTTCTTGTTTCTTCATCTGCAATGGCAGAAGATCTGTATAAGCAAGTTTTGAAGAAAGACGCAACGTCAGAAGAGATTGTTCGTGTCGGCCGTTTCGCGGTTATTCTAATTTCTCTTGTTGCTCTTGTTCTGGCGATGACACCAGACAGCTCAGTACTTGGCCTTGTATCTTACGCATGGGCTGGTTTTGGTGCTGCATTCGGTCCGGCAATCGTATTAAGCCTGTACTGGTCTCGTATGAACCGTAACGGCGCTCTAGCGGGTATCGTGGTTGGTGGTGTTACGATTGTTCTTTGGAAGCAGTTCACGGGCGGTTGGTTCGATGTTTACGAAATCGTACCGGGAATCATCCTATCGACGCTTTCTATCGTTATTGTGAGCATAATGACTGGCGAGCCAGAAGACGAAGTGAAAAAGCAACACGCAGAGTTCAAGAAGAACCTAGTTGAGCTAGACTAATTTACATTGTAAAACATATGTGAATTAGCAAAAAAACATTAGCTAAAAAAGCAATTGTAAAAAGTAATTGAAAAATAAAGTAATAGAGTCACTTCGGTGGCTCTATTTTTTTATGTAGGCACTACCTTTGTCTTATAAAAAACCAGTAGGATACAGGAGAAGCACGGCTGTTATGAGGTTTACAATGTAAATCGAAACCAAATGATAGAAGAAAAATAAATAGAAGAAGAAGGCTTTTCATAACGCTTGATGTCAAAAAATAACCGATAAAATGGCTATTTTTTGAACTTGGCGCTCACTTTTGTTATTAGCTCGGTGAATTATTACACTGAATTGGACATCATGTGTCAATTATCAGTAACCACTAAAGACCTATAGGACAAAGGTATGCCTGATCTCTATTGCAAAGGATGTAAAAAAACAACACTACATAAGTCTATAATGAAACGTTGTGAATCTGAGCCTGAGACAACCTCTGGCCGTATGATGCAATGGACGTCAAAGCTATTTAGTGGAAACCTGTACTACGACATGGAAACTCAGCACTTCTGTCGAACGTGCAACTGTCGTTGTGAAACAGGAACTACAGTTCCCCAAGTTGGTCTGGCTTAGATTGTAGTAAGTGCTTACTAACTTCGATTTAAAAACCTCCCTGATGGAGGTTTTTTTCGTTTTTATGCCGCTTTTAGTGAAGGTTCTGCCTCGACGACATTGCCATCAATCTTAACTTCCCAGCCATAGTTTGAGTATTCACTTGCGAGTGCTTGGGCAACATCTTTTGATACCGTTACGTGTGTCCATGAACCGATTCCGTAAGGTTTATATGCGAGTTCTTGCGTTTTCATAATAGAGTTATCCTTTCTCTTTGAGAATTCTATTATTCACTTTGGCCTATATCCTTTCTTTCGTTTCTGGCTCAACTTATTTGTTAATCGGGTCATTTCTATAATAATTTGTTAATAACTAGAGTCTGATTTATAAGGGTTGTTATCGATCTGTGTGGTTTTATGTTTAACGTGAATAGGAATGGTCTGTTTAGTTTTCTAAATGTGTGAGCGAGGTTTTCTTCGATTGCTCTTAGTATGGAATATACTGAGCGCAATCTAGAATGTTTAAGGAATGTTATGTCTCAGCATCAACTCGATCGTATCGATAAAGAGATTCTAAGAATTCTGCATATGAAAGGCCGATTGCCCGTTGTTGAACTAGCGAAACAGGTCAACCTAACGACTTCACCTTGCTCTGATAGGTTGAAGCGATTGGAAAAAGTGGGCTACATCACTGGCTATCATGCTGAGCTTTGTTCAGAAAAATTGGGGCTCGATGTCCAAGTGTTTATCCATATTCGTCTCGATCAAACCAGCTTTTCCATTTTTGATAAATTTGCCCAAGCGGTTGAAACGATGCCTGAAGTCGAAGAGTGCTATTCGCTGTCGGGGGACTTTGACACCATGATCAAGGTTCGAGTAAAAGACATGAAGGCGTACCAAGCATTTATGGCAACTAAGTTGGGTACTCTGCCAGGTGTGATTCAGACACGCAGCGAAGTGGTGATTGAAGAACACAAGAAGGGCTTTGGTGTTAACCCTGAGTTGTTGGCCACCATAAAATAGTGACCTGCTTTCGCCTTACCAAGGTTATTTAAATATAAAAAATGGAAGCCAATAAGCTTCCATTTTTTTGAACGTCAGATAAAGAGCAATAGGATAAACTTGTCCGGATTACAGCGTAATTGCCGCAGAGATTAAGCCAATCACACCGCCAAATACCCCCCCCCAAACGACCAACCAACCAAGGTGTTTTTTGATCATGGTCTGAACCATCTCTTTAACCAGTTTTGGTGTCAATTCATTTAAGCGCTGATCGATGATCGCTTCAATGTTCTCTTTGATTTCATCCATCATCGCAGGCGATTCAAGTTCATCCTTGATGGCATTTTTTACCGAATCACTCTTGCTGATTTCAATCACAGACTCTTGCATCTTCTCAACAAATGGCGCCTTCATTGGCTGTAGTGCTTCTGTGCCACCAACCATTGCCAACATACCACCAAACTGTGAGTTTTCGATAACATGTACCAGAGATTCGAATGCAGGATTAAAGTCGATCTTCTTAATCACAGGCTCTAGGTTGAGTGACTTTCCTGTCATCTCACTACTAAGAAAACGGTCGATGTTACTTTCAGTAAAGAACTGTTCCATCATCAGTTGCTTGATGGCTGCCTTGAACTCTTCAAAGCGCGCTGGAATAACGCCAGAACCATATAGGCCGGGTACTTTCTCGAACAACATGTGAATCGCAAGCCAGTTGGTGATAGCACCAGAAAATGCGAATAAACCTGCGTAAAGCAAGTATTGGTTTGCTGTCGCATAGCCGCCAGCAAGCAGTGCTAACGCAATAACGTTAGTTAAGACACTTTTGTTCATGGTTGATCTCTAAAAAGAATACTGCGCGCATTTTAAGAAAAAAACGCCAAGAAAAAAACAAAAGGATCGACGAAGTTTATAGAACCAATGAAAACAGACGAGAAAGGGGCGAAGAATAACAGACATAAAAAAGGCTAGCCTCCCCCCGAAGTCTAGCCTTATTCCAGAACGCGCAAGCGAAGCGTCATTGCTGTTAATGTCATTATATGATTACGACATAACATTCTGCCATGTGTAATTTACCGCCAGTTAACATTTTGGTGTGAATTACGCCGCACTTTTAAAATGGAATATAAATTAAGCGCTCATTGTCTGTTCAAGATCATCACCAATAAAGCCACCAGTCTGGTGATTCCACAATTGAGCATAGATGCCATTTTGCGTAATCAGCTCTTGGTGCGTGCCTTCTTCGACGATATTACCTTGGTCGAGTACGATCAAACGGTCCATTGCGGCAATGGTCGATAGACGGTGTGCAATCGCTATAACCGTTTTGCCTTCCATTAGTTCAATCAAGCTCTCTTGTATCGCGGCTTCAACCTCTGAATCGAGAGCTGATGTTGCTTCATCTAGAACCAACAGCGGAGCATTCTTCAGAAGTACACGTGAGATAGCGACACGTTGACGCTGCCCACCAGAAAGCTTAACGCCACGTTCACCGACTTGAGCATCGTAGCCAACGTTACCAAACGGGTCAGTTAGCGTTTCGATAAACTCATGAGCGTGTGCCTGTTTGGTTGCAGCATACACTTCTTCATCTGATGCATCAGGACGACCGTAAAGAATGTTTTCTTTGATCGAACGGTGCAGCAGTGAGGTATCTTGAGTCACCATGCCGATATTGCTGCGTAGCGAGTCTTGTGTCACCGATGAGATCTCTTGGCCATCAATCAAAATTCGACCATCTTCTACATCGTGGAAGCGCAGTAGCAAGTTAACTAATGTCGATTTACCTGCCCCTGAACGACCAACCAAGCCGACTTTTTCGCCCGGCTTGATATTGAGGTTAAGGTTGTTAATCACGCCCTTATTCTCACCGTAGTTGAAGCTCACGTTGTCGAAGTTGATGCCGCCTTGTGGCACTTTTAGTGGTTTAGCGTCTTTCTTGTCTTCGATAGCGATTGGCTTAGACAGCGTTTTAATGCCATCAATTACAGTACCTAGGTTTTCAAACAGACCACCTATTTCCCACATGATCCATTTCGACATGCCGTTAATACGCAGAGCCAAGCTGACCGCAATGGCAATTGCACCCACGGTGATCGCGTTGTCTAGCCATAGGTAGATAGAAATACCCGCAATGCTGAATACCAATAGGTAGTTAGCGAATTCAACGCAGATGTTGAAACCAGTCACTAAGCGCATTTGGCGGTGGACAGTATCAAGGAAGCCTTCCATGCCTTCTTCAGCGTACTCGGTTTCTCTTTTACTGTGTGAGAACAGTTTGACCGTTGCGATGTTGGTGTAGCTATCAACAATACGCCCTGTCATCAGTGAGCGCGCATCCGCTTGTTCTGAAGACACGTCTTTCAGCTTTGGTACGAAGTGCAGTTGAATGCCAACGTAAATGAACAACCAAATCAACATTGGAGCCATTAAGCGCCAATCTGATTCTGCAAGCATGAACAGCATCGCCGTGAAGTAAACCGTCACATAGACGAATACATCGACCATTTTGGTCACGGTTTCGCGCACTGCGAGCGAGGTTTGCATCACTTTGGTCGCGACACGCCCGGCAAAGTCATCTTGATAGAATGACAAGCTTTGCTTCAAAAGATAGCGGTGTGCTAACCAACGAATCGACATTGGGTAGTTGCCCAGCAAAGTTTGGTGAAGCAGTAGTGAGTAAACACTGATCAAGATTGGCATCACGATCAACAACAGGATACCAAGCCCCATTAATGTGGATTGGTTGTCTGCTAAGAAAGTGTCTGGGTTGCTTGTTGATAGCCAGTCAACCAGTTGTCCCATATAACCGAACAGCGCGACTTCGATGATCGCGATGGTCATGCTCATTAAGCCGAGCAAGATCAACGGCTTTTCAAAACCTCGTGTGTAATGGCGGCAGAATGCCAGTATTCCAGTAGGAGGTTGTATCGGTTCTCCCTTTGGAAAGGCTTCAGTAAAGCCTTCAAATTTCTTGTACATAGTTTTCCCTTTATAAGCTACTGCATCTTTGAGCTAGAGCATCGTGATGTGCAGCTTTGTTTTTATAGTCTTGATTTGAATTTTTCAGTTTTAGTTTGAAATTATATAAGTGCCAACGCGTTCTTATAAGTATTAAGCCATTCGATGGATTTTTTTTAGTTCTTATGTAAGTACTTGGTTTTAGCGATACAGAACACTTCCAAAGAGTGTCTTTCATGAAGCTAATTTTAGATTGAATTAGGCAGGAAAAGTTAAGCTTATTTCAAACGTAATTGATGGTTATGCAACGGTGATAATCCTAACGTTAAATGGATTAAATTGTAATCAAAACTCGTGTGGAGCTGAAAAATGAAATAAGAATATTTATCCAGAAAATTCTTTAACGAATATGCATACAGTTGGTTCTTTCTGATGTGCTGTTATCTTGCAGTAAAAATTACCGATTAATCTAAAATCTGCAGCAATTACTTGGGATAAATATTCAAATCATTGTGATTTTCAGTGAATTTTGTCGTAACAAGTTGTTTACAATTCTGAGGTAAATAAAAGATAGGGACGGTTGAAATGTTAAACCTACACAAAAAATCACTGCATATTACTAATGTTCAAAACGCAAATTGCGTTGTTATGGTACCGCCAAAAGAATTTAAATTTAACGAAGAAACAGCCCGTGATAACGAGTTTCAGCACAGAGTCGATCTGACTGAAGCTGAGGTAAAGTTAGAAACGATGGCCGAGTTTAAGG
This window encodes:
- a CDS encoding ABC transporter ATP-binding protein — encoded protein: MYKKFEGFTEAFPKGEPIQPPTGILAFCRHYTRGFEKPLILLGLMSMTIAIIEVALFGYMGQLVDWLSTSNPDTFLADNQSTLMGLGILLLIVMPILISVYSLLLHQTLLGNYPMSIRWLAHRYLLKQSLSFYQDDFAGRVATKVMQTSLAVRETVTKMVDVFVYVTVYFTAMLFMLAESDWRLMAPMLIWLFIYVGIQLHFVPKLKDVSSEQADARSLMTGRIVDSYTNIATVKLFSHSKRETEYAEEGMEGFLDTVHRQMRLVTGFNICVEFANYLLVFSIAGISIYLWLDNAITVGAIAIAVSLALRINGMSKWIMWEIGGLFENLGTVIDGIKTLSKPIAIEDKKDAKPLKVPQGGINFDNVSFNYGENKGVINNLNLNIKPGEKVGLVGRSGAGKSTLVNLLLRFHDVEDGRILIDGQEISSVTQDSLRSNIGMVTQDTSLLHRSIKENILYGRPDASDEEVYAATKQAHAHEFIETLTDPFGNVGYDAQVGERGVKLSGGQRQRVAISRVLLKNAPLLVLDEATSALDSEVEAAIQESLIELMEGKTVIAIAHRLSTIAAMDRLIVLDQGNIVEEGTHQELITQNGIYAQLWNHQTGGFIGDDLEQTMSA